The Alphaproteobacteria bacterium genome contains a region encoding:
- a CDS encoding efflux RND transporter periplasmic adaptor subunit has product MSLSVAAALAGGGYYYWKMRPAPQTAARQAPPVPVTIADAATRTVPIFLDGLGTVSASNTVSIRSQITGTLQKVNFTEGQEVHQGDVLATIDPRPLQAALTQVTAKKTQDQAQLVSAQKDLVRFSDLAKRDNATQQSVDQQQAKVDQLKAMIDADQGAIENAQAQLSYATITAPFDGTVGFRQVDAGNIVHPADAQPLTVLTQIKPSIVIFTLPQKNLGAVREAMLRGKVDVLAYDQDGQRELATGELLLIDNQIDQLTSTIRLKARFPNADARLWPGEFVRVRAQVDAKEDVVTIPAPALQRGPNGVYAWVITADNTADQRPVEASTVDKDTVIVTKGLNAGDKVVVNGAYRLQKGTRVDAKPQNAEQAAAGNRS; this is encoded by the coding sequence GTGTCCTTGTCTGTCGCCGCGGCGCTCGCCGGCGGCGGGTACTATTATTGGAAGATGCGCCCCGCGCCCCAGACCGCGGCACGGCAGGCGCCGCCAGTTCCGGTCACGATTGCCGATGCCGCGACCCGTACGGTTCCGATCTTCCTCGATGGGCTTGGGACGGTATCGGCCTCGAACACGGTCTCGATCCGCAGCCAGATCACCGGCACACTGCAGAAGGTGAACTTCACTGAAGGCCAGGAGGTGCACCAGGGCGACGTGCTGGCCACCATCGATCCGCGCCCGCTGCAAGCGGCGCTGACCCAGGTAACGGCGAAGAAAACGCAGGATCAGGCGCAGCTCGTCTCGGCGCAGAAGGATCTCGTACGCTTCTCGGATCTGGCGAAGCGCGACAACGCGACCCAGCAGAGCGTCGATCAGCAGCAGGCCAAGGTCGATCAGCTCAAGGCGATGATCGACGCCGACCAGGGCGCGATCGAGAACGCGCAGGCGCAGCTCTCCTATGCGACCATCACGGCGCCGTTCGACGGCACGGTCGGTTTCCGTCAGGTCGATGCCGGCAACATCGTCCACCCGGCCGACGCGCAGCCGTTGACGGTGCTGACCCAGATCAAGCCCTCGATCGTGATCTTCACGCTGCCGCAGAAGAATCTCGGCGCGGTGCGCGAAGCGATGCTGCGCGGCAAGGTCGACGTGCTCGCCTACGATCAGGACGGGCAGAGGGAACTCGCGACCGGCGAGCTGCTGCTGATCGACAACCAGATCGACCAGTTGACCTCGACGATCCGCCTGAAGGCGCGCTTTCCCAACGCTGACGCGCGGCTCTGGCCCGGCGAGTTCGTGCGCGTGCGCGCACAGGTCGACGCCAAGGAAGACGTGGTGACCATTCCGGCGCCGGCGCTGCAGCGCGGACCGAACGGTGTCTACGCCTGGGTCATCACGGCCGACAACACCGCCGACCAGCGCCCGGTCGAAGCCTCGACGGTTGACAAGGACACCGTCATCGTCACCAAGGGGCTGAATGCCGGTGACAAAGTCGTCGTGAACGGCGCCTACCGCCTGCAAAAGGGCACGCGCGTCGACGCGAAGCCGCAGAACGCCGAGCAGGCGGCCGCGGGCAATCGTTCATGA
- a CDS encoding 3-deoxy-D-manno-octulosonic acid transferase translates to MAERLPWTLRAYQSFAAMATPLSRVVLARRLSRGKEHPQRLAERRGESSVARPPGPLVWGHGASVGEMLAVIPLVEGLRARNFNVLVTSGTVTSARLADRRLPEGAIHQFVPLDTPRYAARFFEHWRPNLALLAESDLWPNLILSCTERHIPLILVNGRLSERSFTRWRYLPHTIGALLSRFDLCLAQSEPDAERYSELGAPRVSMTGNLKLDVPAPPVDAGKLTAVRAVVRQRPVIAAASTHPGEEAVIIDAHRRLKQSFPGLLTIIAPRHPERGSGVVEIATAAGLIAVARSRGLLPDRSTDVYVADTIGELGLIYRLAPIVFMGGSLVRHGGQNPIEAAKLGAAILHGPHVWNFNEIYAALDEARGAEEVLDVNRLAVRIGAWLTDAAARKQVADAALATVDQLGGALRRTFAAIEPYLMQLDLERR, encoded by the coding sequence GTGGCTGAACGGCTGCCGTGGACATTGCGCGCCTATCAGAGCTTCGCCGCGATGGCGACACCCTTGTCGCGCGTCGTGCTGGCGCGGCGCCTTTCCCGCGGCAAGGAGCATCCGCAGCGGCTCGCCGAGCGGCGCGGCGAATCCTCCGTGGCGCGGCCGCCCGGACCGCTGGTCTGGGGGCACGGCGCGAGCGTGGGCGAGATGCTCGCCGTCATTCCGCTGGTGGAAGGCTTGCGGGCGCGCAATTTCAATGTCCTCGTGACGTCAGGCACCGTCACCTCGGCGCGGCTGGCCGACCGGCGGCTGCCGGAGGGTGCGATCCATCAGTTCGTCCCGCTCGACACCCCGCGCTACGCGGCGCGCTTCTTCGAGCACTGGCGCCCCAACCTTGCGCTGCTTGCCGAGTCCGATCTCTGGCCGAACCTGATCCTCTCCTGCACCGAGCGGCACATTCCACTGATCCTGGTGAACGGGCGCCTCTCGGAGCGCTCGTTCACGCGCTGGCGTTATCTTCCGCACACCATCGGCGCGCTGCTGTCGCGCTTCGACCTGTGTCTCGCGCAATCCGAGCCCGACGCCGAACGCTATTCCGAGCTTGGCGCGCCGCGCGTCAGCATGACCGGCAACCTGAAGCTCGACGTGCCGGCACCGCCGGTCGATGCCGGCAAGCTCACGGCCGTTCGCGCGGTGGTGCGCCAGCGGCCGGTAATCGCGGCGGCATCCACCCATCCCGGCGAAGAGGCCGTCATCATCGACGCGCATCGCCGCCTCAAGCAGAGCTTCCCGGGGCTGCTCACCATCATCGCGCCGCGCCATCCGGAGCGCGGCTCCGGCGTGGTCGAAATCGCAACCGCCGCCGGCCTCATTGCGGTCGCGCGCTCGCGCGGGCTCTTGCCCGACCGCAGCACCGACGTGTACGTCGCCGACACGATCGGCGAGCTCGGGCTGATCTATCGCCTCGCCCCGATCGTATTCATGGGCGGCTCGTTGGTGCGGCACGGCGGGCAGAACCCGATCGAGGCCGCAAAGCTCGGCGCCGCCATATTACACGGGCCGCATGTGTGGAATTTCAACGAGATCTATGCGGCGCTCGACGAGGCGCGCGGCGCCGAGGAGGTGCTGGACGTCAATCGCCTCGCGGTACGCATCGGCGCCTGGCTCACCGATGCGGCGGCCCGCAAGCAGGTGGCGGATGCGGCGCTAGCGACGGTCGACCAGCTTGGCGGCGCGCTGCGCCGCACGTTCGCGGCGATCGAGCCTTACCTGATGCAGTTAGATCTAGAGCGCAGATAG
- a CDS encoding AMP-binding protein has protein sequence MVATVVSGATTRNGAQIAERALRGVSGLAALGVGEGDVVAVMLRNEIAFLEAMLIARQAGCYSCPVNFHYKADEAGYILRDVGAKALIVHADLLRQIDGGVPPGCRVIVVEPSAETRAAFRIPAEQCGIPAGATEWESWLAAHAPYAGPPRQVHGSVPYSSGTTGRPKGVMRRPPPPQQMQRMIEITQTVLGIRQGMRTAIVAPLYHSAPASYGMQSLLNGELVLIHERYEAERLLADIETHRLDRLYLVPTHMVRLLRLPDAVKRKYDLSSVKYVASTGSPCPPEVKKQMIDWWGPVINESYASSEAGFITLLSSEESRTHPGSAGRPVAGAEVRIMDDEGRVLPPLEPGLIYCRQAAYPDFTYLNRPEDRKAIDRDGLIAVGDVGYFDREGYLYICDRKSDMVISGGVNIYPAEIEAVLITMPEVADCAVFGIPDAEFGEALAAHVQPHNGARIEREAVQRFLRERIADYKVPRVVEFSDALPREESGKIFKRRLRDPYWKEAGRRI, from the coding sequence ATGGTCGCGACTGTTGTTTCGGGAGCCACGACGCGAAACGGCGCGCAAATCGCTGAACGTGCGCTGCGCGGGGTTAGCGGGCTTGCCGCGCTTGGCGTCGGCGAAGGCGATGTCGTCGCCGTCATGCTGCGCAACGAAATCGCGTTTCTCGAGGCGATGCTGATCGCGCGCCAGGCCGGCTGCTACTCCTGCCCGGTCAACTTTCACTACAAGGCGGACGAGGCCGGCTACATCCTGCGCGATGTGGGCGCGAAGGCGCTGATCGTCCACGCCGACCTGCTGCGCCAGATCGATGGCGGAGTGCCGCCCGGCTGCCGCGTGATCGTGGTCGAGCCGAGCGCGGAGACTCGCGCCGCGTTCCGCATTCCGGCCGAACAGTGCGGCATTCCGGCGGGCGCCACAGAGTGGGAAAGCTGGCTCGCAGCCCACGCGCCCTACGCGGGGCCGCCGCGGCAGGTGCACGGCTCGGTGCCGTATTCGTCCGGCACGACCGGCCGGCCCAAGGGCGTGATGCGCCGCCCGCCCCCGCCCCAGCAAATGCAGCGCATGATCGAGATCACCCAGACCGTGCTCGGCATCCGCCAAGGCATGCGCACCGCGATCGTCGCGCCGCTCTATCACTCGGCGCCGGCCTCCTACGGGATGCAGAGCCTGCTGAACGGCGAACTCGTGCTGATCCACGAGCGCTACGAGGCCGAGCGACTGCTCGCCGACATCGAGACGCACAGGCTCGACCGGCTCTATCTGGTCCCGACGCATATGGTGCGCCTGTTGCGCCTGCCCGACGCGGTGAAGCGCAAGTACGATCTCTCGTCGGTCAAGTACGTTGCCTCCACCGGCTCGCCCTGCCCGCCGGAGGTGAAGAAGCAGATGATCGACTGGTGGGGCCCCGTCATCAACGAGAGCTACGCGTCGAGCGAGGCCGGTTTCATCACGCTGCTGTCGTCGGAGGAATCGCGCACCCATCCGGGCTCCGCCGGGCGGCCGGTTGCGGGCGCCGAGGTGCGCATCATGGACGACGAGGGCCGCGTGCTGCCGCCGTTGGAGCCGGGGCTGATCTACTGCCGCCAGGCCGCCTATCCGGACTTCACCTATCTCAACCGCCCGGAAGACCGCAAAGCGATCGACCGCGACGGGCTCATCGCGGTCGGCGATGTCGGTTACTTCGACCGCGAGGGCTACCTCTATATCTGCGACCGCAAGTCCGACATGGTGATCTCCGGCGGGGTCAACATCTATCCGGCCGAAATCGAGGCGGTCCTCATCACCATGCCGGAAGTCGCCGACTGCGCGGTATTCGGTATTCCGGACGCCGAGTTCGGCGAGGCGCTTGCCGCCCATGTGCAGCCGCACAACGGCGCCAGGATCGAGCGCGAGGCGGTGCAACGCTTCCTGCGCGAGCGCATCGCCGACTACAAGGTTCCACGCGTGGTTGAGTTCTCCGATGCCCTGCCCCGCGAGGAGTCGGGCAAGATCTTCAAGCGGCGCTTGCGCGACCCGTACTGGAAAGAGGCTGGGCGCAGGATTTGA
- a CDS encoding TldD/PmbA family protein produces the protein MSSFLDQSRLIDLAERLVSAARRAGADAADALAVRSISLSVEVRDGAVEESERAEGDDMGLRVLVGKRQAVVSTNDMRGNGADALAERAVAMARVAPEDQFAGLADAALLAHEFPDLDLVDPALPDVATLEARARAAEAAGLAVKGVSKSAGAGASAGIGGMVLVTSHGFRGAYVGSRHSMSMVAIAGSGTAMERDYDFSSTLHASDLEAPEKIGKLAGERAVKRLNPRKVETRRVPVVFDPRIAGTLVGSLAGAINGASIARKTSFLKDRMGEKLFRSEICIVDDPLRKRGQRSRPFDSEGIAGRRLAVVEDGVLKSWFLDSATARELGLETTGHAARGVSSAPSPSPTNLHLQAGKQTPKELIAGIKDGFYVTDLIGMGTNLVTGDYSRGASGLWIENGELTYPVSEVTIAGHLNDIFASLTPANDLEFRYGTNAPTVRMEGLTVAGT, from the coding sequence ATGTCATCCTTTCTCGACCAATCTCGACTGATCGATCTTGCCGAGCGTCTCGTCAGCGCGGCGCGGCGTGCCGGTGCGGACGCTGCCGACGCGCTGGCGGTGCGCTCGATCTCCCTTTCGGTCGAAGTGCGCGACGGCGCGGTCGAGGAAAGCGAGCGCGCCGAAGGCGACGACATGGGCCTGCGCGTGCTGGTCGGCAAACGCCAGGCGGTGGTCTCAACCAACGACATGAGAGGCAACGGCGCGGATGCGCTCGCCGAACGCGCGGTCGCGATGGCGCGTGTCGCGCCGGAGGATCAGTTCGCCGGCCTTGCGGATGCGGCGCTCCTGGCGCACGAATTTCCCGATCTCGATCTGGTCGACCCGGCGCTGCCCGACGTCGCCACCCTGGAGGCACGCGCGCGTGCCGCCGAGGCCGCGGGCCTCGCCGTCAAGGGCGTAAGCAAGTCCGCCGGCGCCGGCGCTTCGGCGGGCATCGGCGGAATGGTGCTGGTCACCAGTCACGGCTTTCGCGGCGCCTATGTCGGCTCGCGCCATTCGATGTCGATGGTTGCGATCGCGGGCAGCGGCACAGCGATGGAGCGCGACTACGACTTCTCCTCCACGCTCCATGCGAGCGATCTCGAAGCGCCGGAGAAGATCGGCAAGCTCGCCGGCGAGCGCGCGGTCAAGCGGCTCAACCCGCGCAAGGTCGAGACCCGGCGCGTGCCGGTCGTGTTCGATCCGCGCATTGCCGGCACACTAGTCGGCTCGCTTGCCGGCGCGATCAATGGCGCATCCATCGCGCGCAAGACGAGCTTCCTGAAAGATCGCATGGGCGAGAAGCTGTTCCGCTCCGAAATTTGCATCGTCGACGATCCGCTGCGCAAGCGCGGCCAGCGCTCGCGGCCGTTCGACTCCGAAGGCATTGCGGGAAGGCGGCTCGCGGTCGTCGAGGACGGCGTGCTGAAGTCCTGGTTCCTCGATTCGGCGACGGCGCGCGAGCTCGGTCTTGAGACGACCGGCCATGCGGCGCGCGGTGTCTCCTCTGCGCCCTCCCCGTCCCCGACCAACTTGCACCTCCAAGCCGGCAAGCAGACACCGAAAGAGCTGATTGCCGGCATCAAGGACGGCTTCTACGTGACCGACCTGATCGGCATGGGCACCAATCTCGTCACCGGCGATTACAGCCGCGGCGCGTCCGGGTTGTGGATTGAGAACGGCGAACTGACCTATCCGGTAAGCGAGGTGACGATCGCCGGACATCTCAACGACATCTTCGCTTCGCTGACGCCCGCGAACGACCTCGAATTCCGCTATGGCACCAATGCACCGACGGTGCGGATGGAGGGATTGACCGTTGCGGGCACCTGA
- a CDS encoding DUF2093 domain-containing protein: MLNRFSGPSPMPGEAEVKYLDGDFRVVRPGAFVRCAVTNVPIPLEELKYWSVELQEAYSTPEAVLQRYAPGRVKD, from the coding sequence GTGCTGAATCGCTTCAGCGGGCCTTCGCCGATGCCGGGGGAGGCGGAGGTCAAGTATCTCGATGGCGACTTTCGGGTGGTGCGGCCCGGCGCGTTCGTTCGGTGCGCCGTCACCAATGTGCCGATCCCGCTCGAAGAGCTGAAATACTGGAGCGTCGAGTTGCAGGAGGCTTATTCGACGCCCGAAGCGGTGTTGCAGCGGTATGCGCCGGGGCGGGTGAAGGATTGA
- a CDS encoding dienelactone hydrolase family protein, with product MKLKAFLYRPEGAGPFPAVVALHTCDGLAGRRTNLARRYRDWGEHFAAAGYVALFPDSFGSRGLKSQCIPGQRTMRSGRDRVVDADAARHWLQQQSFVAADRVSLIGWANGGVAALWTIRPRPAKKDDKPDFRSAIAFYPGCRRLRDTAWSARMPTLILVGAKDDWASASACEQMVAGARGRTARAAIQIYPNAYHDFDHPNLPLQQRNGVLVNGTASRVHVGTDPVARQDAMKRVAEWLAR from the coding sequence ATGAAGCTGAAGGCCTTTCTCTATCGCCCGGAGGGTGCTGGCCCGTTCCCGGCGGTGGTGGCGCTGCATACCTGCGACGGCCTTGCGGGCCGCCGCACTAATTTGGCGCGGCGCTATCGCGATTGGGGCGAGCACTTTGCGGCCGCAGGCTATGTCGCCTTGTTCCCGGACAGTTTCGGCTCGCGCGGGCTCAAATCCCAATGCATTCCGGGTCAGCGCACCATGCGCTCCGGCCGCGACCGTGTGGTCGATGCGGACGCGGCGCGCCATTGGCTGCAGCAGCAAAGCTTTGTGGCGGCGGACCGCGTCTCGCTGATTGGCTGGGCCAATGGCGGGGTCGCGGCGCTCTGGACCATCCGCCCGCGCCCCGCCAAGAAAGACGACAAGCCTGACTTCCGCTCCGCGATCGCGTTCTATCCGGGTTGCCGGCGGCTGCGCGATACGGCATGGAGCGCGCGCATGCCGACCCTCATCCTGGTTGGCGCAAAAGACGACTGGGCCTCCGCTTCGGCGTGCGAGCAGATGGTGGCGGGTGCGCGCGGGCGCACGGCGCGCGCGGCAATCCAGATCTATCCGAACGCCTATCACGACTTCGACCACCCCAACCTGCCGCTGCAGCAGCGCAATGGCGTGCTCGTCAACGGCACGGCGAGCCGCGTGCATGTCGGGACCGATCCGGTGGCGCGCCAGGACGCGATGAAGCGCGTCGCCGAGTGGCTGGCGCGCTAG
- a CDS encoding 3'(2'),5'-bisphosphate nucleotidase CysQ, giving the protein MRAPDGASLQAAIEATVREAGALAVRALETTPKSWSKQGGSPVSEADIAVDNFLRQRLRELAPDCGWLSEETEDDRARLSASRVWVVDPIDGTRAFLSGRHDWSISVALVEAGRPVIAAIFAPLQNALYAAAAGTPTTLNGVAVTANPGSDFAGITAAGPRPMLERLAAQAPDLVMEPKVFSLALRLARVAAGTLDLAFASGNSHDWDLAAADLLVHQAGGALTTFAGQTPIYNRADPLHGALVAAGRSRHESFLALVRAKTLAFA; this is encoded by the coding sequence TTGCGGGCACCTGACGGCGCATCGCTGCAAGCCGCGATCGAAGCCACGGTGCGCGAGGCGGGCGCGCTTGCGGTCCGGGCACTCGAAACGACCCCGAAAAGCTGGAGCAAGCAGGGCGGCTCGCCGGTGAGCGAGGCCGACATTGCGGTCGACAATTTCCTGCGCCAGCGGCTGAGAGAACTCGCGCCCGACTGCGGCTGGCTGTCGGAAGAGACCGAGGACGATCGCGCGCGTCTCTCCGCATCGCGCGTTTGGGTCGTCGATCCGATCGACGGGACGCGCGCTTTTCTCTCTGGCCGGCACGACTGGTCGATCTCGGTCGCCCTCGTCGAGGCTGGACGCCCGGTGATCGCCGCGATCTTCGCACCGCTACAGAACGCGCTTTACGCTGCGGCGGCTGGAACACCGACAACGCTGAACGGTGTTGCCGTTACGGCAAATCCGGGCTCGGATTTCGCCGGCATCACCGCCGCAGGTCCGAGGCCGATGTTGGAGCGGCTCGCCGCGCAGGCGCCGGATCTTGTGATGGAACCGAAGGTTTTCTCGCTGGCGCTGCGCCTTGCGCGCGTCGCCGCCGGCACCCTCGATCTTGCCTTCGCGTCTGGCAACAGCCACGACTGGGACCTTGCGGCTGCCGATCTTTTGGTGCACCAAGCCGGCGGCGCACTGACCACGTTCGCGGGTCAAACCCCCATTTACAATCGCGCAGATCCGTTGCATGGCGCGCTTGTTGCTGCCGGGCGCTCGCGCCACGAGTCGTTTCTCGCGCTGGTGCGCGCGAAGACATTGGCATTCGCATGA
- a CDS encoding DUF4170 domain-containing protein: protein MTEVNPKQLLHLVFGGELKSLDSVDFKDLDKLDIVGIYPNYAAAYAAWKSRAQRTVDNALTRYFIVHMHRLLDPAIDATRQA, encoded by the coding sequence ATGACCGAAGTCAATCCGAAGCAATTGCTCCACCTGGTGTTCGGCGGCGAGTTGAAGTCGCTCGATTCGGTCGACTTCAAGGATCTGGACAAGCTCGATATCGTCGGCATCTATCCGAATTATGCGGCCGCCTACGCGGCCTGGAAAAGCCGCGCGCAACGCACCGTCGACAACGCCCTGACGCGCTATTTCATCGTGCACATGCACCGGCTGCTCGACCCCGCGATCGACGCGACGCGGCAGGCCTGA
- a CDS encoding lysophospholipid acyltransferase family protein, translated as MLSWKRLGSQRWVQVAAGTLAAEYMRFVYATTRVTIDPPDGYARFDAHLPVIIAMWHGQHFMSAFAKRPGDRGKVLISRHRDAEINAIAAKRLGIETIRGSGDIGASFIRKGGLGAFREMLDTLEAGDSVALTADVPKIARVAGRGIVMLARESGRPIFPIALATSRRYVLDNWDKTTINLPFSRGGAVCGEPVWVPADTDNGALEQYRRQVEDNLNAATARAYAIADNRRGGAGRG; from the coding sequence ATGTTGTCGTGGAAGCGCCTCGGGAGTCAGCGCTGGGTACAGGTCGCAGCCGGTACGCTCGCGGCGGAATACATGCGTTTCGTCTACGCCACCACACGCGTGACGATCGACCCGCCGGACGGTTATGCGCGCTTCGACGCCCACCTGCCGGTCATCATCGCGATGTGGCACGGCCAGCACTTCATGAGCGCGTTCGCGAAACGGCCCGGCGATCGCGGCAAGGTGCTCATCTCGCGTCATCGTGACGCTGAAATCAACGCGATTGCGGCCAAGCGGCTCGGCATCGAGACGATCCGCGGCTCGGGCGACATCGGCGCGAGCTTCATCCGCAAGGGCGGCCTCGGTGCGTTCCGCGAGATGCTCGACACGCTGGAGGCGGGCGACTCTGTTGCGCTGACCGCGGATGTGCCGAAGATCGCGCGCGTCGCGGGCCGCGGCATCGTCATGCTGGCGCGCGAATCGGGACGTCCGATCTTTCCCATCGCGCTCGCGACCAGCCGGCGCTACGTTCTCGACAACTGGGACAAGACAACCATAAATCTGCCATTCAGCCGTGGCGGTGCGGTGTGCGGGGAGCCCGTGTGGGTGCCGGCCGACACCGACAATGGCGCGCTGGAGCAATATCGGCGGCAGGTGGAAGACAATCTGAACGCGGCGACCGCGCGAGCCTACGCGATCGCCGACAATCGACGCGGGGGTGCCGGGCGTGGCTGA
- the lpxK gene encoding tetraacyldisaccharide 4'-kinase: MRAPRFWWGKPGAAAVLLSPLAAIYGGVTARRLKQSGARAGIPVICVGNLTVGGAGKTPTAMAIARMLIDAGERPYFLTRGYGGRLAGPVVVEAGHTAVQVGDEPLLLSLVAPAIVAANRTAGAQLARQKGASIIVMDDGFQNPSLAKDLSILVIDGGRGIGNGYVLPAGPLRAPLAPQLDRADAILIVGNVMSGAPLATAARTRKLPLFHATLEPDTAAVAALAGRKVLAFAGIGDPDKFFATVAAARIDAPVRRGFADHHRYGAKEARALIDDAARNKLSLLTTEKDAARIQSDATLSELAGRMRVLPVRLNIEEGADFRKLVLGACKRA, encoded by the coding sequence ATGCGGGCGCCGCGCTTCTGGTGGGGGAAGCCGGGAGCTGCGGCGGTACTCCTATCACCATTGGCGGCGATCTACGGGGGCGTCACGGCACGGCGGCTCAAGCAATCTGGAGCGCGTGCCGGCATCCCGGTGATTTGCGTCGGCAACCTGACTGTCGGCGGCGCCGGCAAGACGCCGACCGCGATGGCCATCGCACGGATGCTGATCGACGCCGGCGAGCGACCTTACTTCCTCACGCGTGGCTACGGTGGGCGGCTTGCCGGACCTGTGGTCGTCGAAGCTGGCCACACCGCCGTGCAGGTCGGCGACGAGCCGCTGCTGCTCTCACTCGTTGCGCCGGCGATCGTGGCGGCGAATCGCACCGCGGGTGCGCAGCTCGCGCGCCAGAAAGGCGCAAGCATCATCGTGATGGACGATGGGTTTCAGAATCCATCGCTCGCCAAGGACCTCTCGATCCTTGTCATCGACGGCGGACGCGGCATCGGCAACGGATACGTCCTGCCCGCTGGTCCGCTGCGTGCGCCACTCGCGCCGCAGCTCGATCGCGCCGATGCGATCCTGATCGTCGGCAACGTGATGAGCGGGGCGCCACTCGCGACCGCCGCGCGTACGCGCAAGCTGCCGCTGTTTCACGCCACGCTCGAACCGGACACCGCAGCGGTCGCGGCTCTGGCCGGCCGGAAAGTGCTGGCCTTCGCGGGGATTGGCGACCCGGATAAATTTTTTGCAACGGTGGCGGCGGCGAGGATCGATGCGCCAGTCAGGCGCGGTTTCGCCGATCATCACCGGTATGGCGCCAAAGAGGCGAGAGCGCTCATCGACGACGCAGCGCGCAACAAGCTCTCGCTGCTCACAACCGAAAAGGACGCCGCGCGTATCCAGAGCGACGCTACTTTGAGCGAACTTGCGGGGCGGATGCGCGTCCTGCCGGTCCGCCTGAACATCGAGGAAGGCGCAGATTTTCGAAAGCTCGTGCTCGGCGCGTGCAAGCGCGCCTGA